The Fibrobacter sp. UWEL genome includes a window with the following:
- a CDS encoding A24 family peptidase, with the protein MDVIPLWYWLIVFFVFGACVGSFYNVIVYRMPRGISLVNPPSHCPLCKKRIPLYLNLPIIGWIILRGKTACCHKPLNIIYPIGESLCGLLGALALFASVAVNYGGVVPELFSAPVTSPVVWADALAMFWLLLAVYPVCAVDFKYKLIPDSMSIGGIVAGLLLSLIPGGITPLSSFIGAVAAGGGLYLLGVVASKVFKKDAMGFGDVKLLAGYGALMGAQLAVMTLVIAAVIGIIVMIPYAKMQAKVAAKASVDDSEDAPGQIPFGPFLAIAAPVVYLWGNKLLELYFKFVIGE; encoded by the coding sequence ATGGATGTTATTCCTCTTTGGTACTGGTTAATCGTGTTTTTTGTTTTTGGCGCCTGTGTCGGGAGTTTTTACAACGTAATTGTGTACCGAATGCCTCGGGGAATTTCCCTGGTAAACCCGCCTTCTCACTGCCCGCTGTGCAAAAAGAGAATCCCCCTTTACCTGAATCTGCCTATTATTGGCTGGATTATTCTAAGAGGGAAGACAGCCTGCTGCCATAAACCCCTAAACATTATTTATCCCATCGGGGAGTCTTTGTGCGGATTATTGGGCGCTCTGGCTCTTTTCGCCTCCGTCGCCGTGAATTATGGAGGTGTCGTCCCGGAATTGTTCAGCGCTCCGGTCACTTCACCTGTGGTCTGGGCTGACGCTCTGGCTATGTTCTGGCTGCTTTTGGCAGTATATCCCGTTTGTGCGGTGGATTTTAAGTACAAATTAATTCCTGATTCCATGAGCATTGGCGGGATTGTGGCTGGTCTTCTGCTGTCCTTGATTCCTGGCGGGATTACGCCTCTATCTAGCTTCATCGGCGCGGTGGCTGCAGGCGGCGGCCTCTACCTGCTGGGCGTTGTCGCCAGTAAGGTGTTCAAGAAGGACGCCATGGGCTTTGGGGACGTTAAGCTTCTGGCTGGATACGGCGCCTTGATGGGTGCCCAGCTGGCTGTTATGACTCTGGTGATCGCGGCTGTTATCGGTATCATCGTGATGATTCCTTATGCCAAGATGCAGGCGAAGGTGGCCGCAAAGGCTTCCGTGGACGATTCGGAAGATGCCCCGGGCCAAATCCCCTTCGGGCCCTTCCTAGCTATTGCCGCTCCCGTAGTTTACCTGTGGGGCAATAAACTTCTTGAACTATACTTCAAGTTTGTTATTGGCGAGTAG
- a CDS encoding TIGR02147 family protein: MENYIDIFQFTHFRKYLEEYQAARVQSDPSFTRTEICNLLGMEKSRSYFADVLRGKKVSPRMVAKFIEVLGLEKKEAKYFEIMVKVDQAKNDALRKDAMEELLQMHPNPQHIMNTDAYEYYNHWYNSALFAILDAMDVTDDMAPVQKRIFPKVPLGKLKDSLDLLQRLGLARQNEEGFWKPTKESISSGPYNNADLVKQYQLQCFELSKQALMTPPKAPSIMSTLTFSASTKAYKELEAAVQEFKAKARQIISQDTEKADGVYQLNLHMFSNLENNGGNNG; encoded by the coding sequence GTGGAAAACTATATCGACATATTTCAGTTTACTCATTTCCGTAAGTATTTGGAAGAATATCAGGCCGCTCGCGTACAGTCCGACCCCTCTTTTACCCGCACCGAAATCTGTAATCTGCTGGGCATGGAAAAGTCCCGCAGCTATTTCGCCGACGTGCTCCGCGGTAAAAAGGTCAGCCCCCGCATGGTGGCGAAGTTTATCGAAGTCCTTGGCCTGGAAAAGAAGGAAGCCAAGTACTTCGAAATCATGGTAAAGGTGGACCAGGCCAAGAACGACGCCCTCCGCAAGGACGCCATGGAAGAATTGCTGCAGATGCATCCTAATCCGCAGCACATTATGAACACCGACGCCTACGAATATTACAACCACTGGTATAACAGCGCCCTGTTCGCCATCCTGGATGCCATGGACGTCACCGACGATATGGCCCCCGTACAGAAGAGAATTTTCCCGAAGGTTCCCCTAGGCAAGCTGAAAGATTCCCTGGACCTATTGCAACGTCTGGGTCTTGCCCGCCAGAACGAAGAAGGATTCTGGAAGCCCACGAAGGAATCCATCAGTAGCGGCCCTTACAATAACGCCGATCTGGTGAAGCAATACCAGTTACAGTGCTTCGAGTTATCTAAGCAAGCTTTAATGACTCCGCCTAAGGCCCCCTCCATCATGAGTACCTTGACTTTCAGTGCCTCCACCAAGGCATATAAGGAACTGGAAGCCGCTGTACAGGAATTTAAGGCAAAGGCCCGCCAGATCATTTCTCAGGATACTGAAAAAGCGGATGGAGTCTACCAGCTGAACTTACACATGTTCTCAAACCTTGAGAACAACGGGGGGAACAATGGCTAA
- a CDS encoding T9SS type A sorting domain-containing protein, producing the protein MGVLNHLRVIPAAFLGFGLCSSSLFAHPAPPDQLKTVKNADGSEVTVQSFGDEHYHYTTTEDGYLVVGDGNGSYVYADEDGKASKIKARNAHKRSESDKKFLKKLDKQDVKKRHRAAHVDKYPEENTEGDSLGPVALRKTPAVLNRPTPEKWTTGERWIPVLLIGTTDKPYADSAEVYNMLNQEGYSKDGNIGSLRDYYLYSSGGKLSLHFDVYPLQLGVALTSFGSGSSYSEGNFTKAGVEALTARADFMSNAAKYCFSGTSVDGFVFLFPGKEEDALKQSSDFWGHMYWMQYNGAGSAWNKGYKSKGYTFDKYLFIAQYDDDPAQRTLNAMGIFAHEFSHVLGLADLYSVNNSSIKGPAPYDVMTIGMYNGNWNTPPAYSAFERESMGWMELIEVKADSTYSLSALSDMQAYSITNPNHNDEYYVVEYRPAVKYDAYIGKASGGKNGVLVWYIDYDKSAFEVDNDPNGNANHQRVTVKKTLSAGEYYANFTYTNLGGVSNVPGIYSVVNDGDKRACFTTSLSMNISKCPEEEVLSSSSEMVPESSSSEKLVIGKSTGMNSLRMNVSAGLLNIVSPSAGAKTVKLFDMQGNAVLVSHFDGSATSIDLRNNLSGGSYVVRISQGKQVLGIQQIHLP; encoded by the coding sequence ATGGGTGTACTTAATCACTTGCGTGTTATTCCTGCTGCGTTTTTGGGCTTTGGACTCTGTTCCAGTTCACTTTTTGCCCATCCGGCGCCACCTGATCAGTTGAAAACAGTGAAAAACGCGGATGGTTCCGAGGTGACGGTCCAGAGTTTCGGGGACGAACACTATCATTATACCACCACCGAAGATGGTTATTTAGTGGTGGGGGATGGTAATGGCAGCTATGTCTATGCAGATGAAGATGGTAAAGCTTCCAAGATTAAGGCCCGTAATGCTCATAAACGTTCTGAAAGTGACAAGAAGTTCTTGAAAAAGCTGGATAAGCAGGATGTGAAGAAAAGACATCGTGCCGCCCATGTGGATAAATATCCTGAAGAAAATACGGAGGGGGACTCGCTAGGCCCCGTAGCTCTCCGTAAAACCCCTGCGGTATTGAACCGTCCAACTCCGGAAAAATGGACAACAGGAGAACGATGGATTCCCGTTCTCTTGATTGGCACCACGGATAAGCCTTATGCGGACTCCGCAGAAGTTTATAACATGCTGAATCAGGAAGGTTATAGCAAGGATGGAAATATCGGTAGTCTTAGGGATTACTATTTGTACTCCTCTGGCGGAAAACTGAGCCTCCATTTTGATGTTTATCCCCTGCAGTTAGGCGTCGCCCTGACTAGCTTTGGTTCTGGTAGTTCCTACAGCGAGGGTAATTTCACGAAGGCGGGCGTGGAGGCGTTGACTGCTCGTGCAGACTTTATGAGCAATGCGGCCAAGTATTGTTTTAGTGGCACTTCCGTAGATGGCTTCGTGTTTCTGTTCCCGGGTAAGGAAGAGGATGCCCTAAAGCAGAGTAGTGATTTCTGGGGACATATGTACTGGATGCAGTATAATGGGGCGGGTTCTGCCTGGAATAAGGGTTACAAGAGCAAAGGATATACATTTGACAAATATCTGTTTATTGCCCAGTATGATGATGATCCTGCTCAGAGAACCCTAAATGCTATGGGTATTTTTGCTCACGAGTTCAGTCATGTACTAGGTCTTGCGGACCTTTATTCCGTCAACAATTCTTCTATAAAAGGTCCGGCTCCCTATGATGTGATGACTATTGGGATGTATAACGGAAACTGGAATACGCCTCCCGCATACTCTGCTTTTGAAAGAGAATCCATGGGGTGGATGGAACTGATCGAAGTAAAGGCTGACTCCACTTATTCCCTGAGCGCCCTTTCTGACATGCAAGCTTATTCTATTACCAATCCCAACCACAATGATGAATACTATGTGGTGGAGTATCGCCCTGCTGTTAAGTATGATGCTTATATTGGAAAGGCGTCGGGGGGTAAGAATGGGGTGCTAGTCTGGTATATTGATTATGATAAATCGGCTTTTGAAGTCGATAACGATCCTAATGGAAATGCCAATCACCAGCGAGTGACCGTAAAGAAGACTCTTTCCGCGGGTGAGTATTATGCCAATTTTACTTACACCAATCTCGGGGGAGTTTCGAATGTTCCCGGAATTTATAGTGTGGTGAACGATGGGGATAAACGAGCCTGCTTTACCACCAGCCTGTCCATGAATATCTCTAAATGTCCGGAAGAAGAGGTTCTAAGCAGTTCCAGTGAAATGGTTCCTGAATCCAGCAGTTCTGAAAAGCTCGTGATTGGTAAATCGACGGGAATGAATTCTCTTCGCATGAATGTTTCTGCGGGTTTGCTGAACATTGTTTCGCCTTCTGCAGGTGCGAAGACTGTTAAGTTGTTCGATATGCAGGGAAATGCGGTTCTGGTTTCCCACTTTGATGGTTCCGCAACTTCCATAGACCTCAGAAATAACCTTTCCGGCGGCTCCTATGTTGTCCGTATTTCTCAGGGAAAACAGGTTCTTGGAATCCAGCAAATTCATTTGCCGTAA
- a CDS encoding TIGR04133 family radical SAM/SPASM protein translates to MHINLKKRLALEFYRHYKHNEIATHPLTYFFWECTLRCNLHCLHCGSDCLKDAIPDMPREDFMKVLDSLAPHIDPKHFMVVITGGEPLMRQDLVECGNEIKKRGYPWGMVSNALAMTPEKFVALLNAGLRSLTISLDGLHDSHNHFRGSELSFDNALRAIKMAASTPGLTFDVMTCVNRENLPELPEIREMLIAIGVKRWRIATVFPKGRAANNPIFKLPDNEFKQVFDFIRETKQQGRINANYGCEGFLGSYEKEARNYPFFCRAGVNVSSVLANGDISACPSLRGDYIQGNIYKDDLWDVWQNRYQVMRDHSWARTGDCKKCKYWRYCEGSSLHLRDEKTGELMYCHVKRLQHAMEMEKEAAGK, encoded by the coding sequence ATGCATATTAATCTGAAAAAACGTCTTGCTCTCGAATTTTACCGTCATTATAAGCACAACGAAATTGCGACTCACCCGCTGACTTATTTCTTTTGGGAATGTACCCTTCGCTGTAATCTGCATTGCCTGCATTGCGGTAGCGACTGCTTGAAGGACGCTATTCCCGATATGCCTCGTGAAGATTTCATGAAGGTGCTGGATAGTCTTGCTCCCCATATTGACCCGAAACATTTTATGGTGGTGATTACCGGTGGCGAGCCTCTGATGCGCCAGGACCTTGTGGAATGCGGTAACGAAATCAAGAAGCGGGGTTACCCCTGGGGCATGGTCAGTAACGCACTCGCCATGACTCCTGAAAAATTCGTGGCCTTGTTGAATGCGGGGCTTCGCTCTCTGACCATTAGTTTGGATGGGCTTCACGATAGCCACAATCATTTCCGCGGATCGGAACTGAGTTTTGATAATGCTTTGCGTGCCATCAAGATGGCAGCAAGTACACCTGGCTTGACTTTTGATGTAATGACTTGCGTGAACCGCGAAAACTTGCCGGAACTTCCGGAGATTCGCGAAATGCTTATTGCCATTGGTGTGAAACGCTGGCGTATTGCAACGGTGTTCCCTAAGGGTCGTGCCGCCAACAATCCCATCTTCAAGTTGCCGGACAATGAATTCAAGCAGGTCTTTGACTTTATCCGCGAAACGAAACAGCAGGGTCGCATCAACGCTAATTACGGTTGCGAAGGATTCCTGGGCAGCTACGAAAAGGAAGCTCGTAACTATCCCTTCTTCTGCCGTGCCGGCGTAAATGTCAGTTCTGTTCTTGCCAATGGGGATATTTCCGCCTGTCCCAGCCTTCGCGGAGACTACATCCAGGGTAATATCTATAAGGACGACCTGTGGGATGTATGGCAGAACCGCTATCAGGTGATGCGCGATCATAGCTGGGCACGTACTGGCGATTGTAAGAAGTGTAAGTATTGGCGTTACTGTGAAGGCTCCAGCCTTCATCTCCGTGATGAGAAAACGGGTGAACTGATGTATTGCCACGTAAAGCGTTTGCAGCATGCCATGGAAATGGAAAAGGAAGCTGCTGGCAAGTAG
- a CDS encoding TIGR02147 family protein, with translation MNEPQKQKKVFEYLDYREFLRDYYNQKKAANAAFSLRVFSDKIGFKAKDFISRVMNGEKNLSQQSIPKVASGLRLGKHETEFFIALVEFNQAETTEDRNTAFEKMQAALKVVRFAEKQHLLGHAQYMIYSHPRHLFIRSLIGMFGFDGDYGALAKLVNPKITPEEAKQSVKLLEECQLIKKDENGKYILTESAITTGDRTSKLALRGYHQNCLKMGADSIDRDPPGKRHISGLTLGISQEGYERIVERINAFRKEIALIAEEDEGSDKVFQMEFALFQVGGKSEK, from the coding sequence ATGAACGAACCGCAAAAACAGAAAAAAGTCTTCGAATACCTGGATTACAGGGAATTTTTGAGGGACTATTACAACCAGAAGAAGGCAGCAAACGCAGCTTTCTCCCTGCGAGTATTTTCTGACAAGATCGGTTTTAAGGCGAAAGACTTCATTAGCCGCGTCATGAACGGCGAAAAGAATTTGAGCCAGCAAAGTATTCCTAAGGTAGCCTCAGGTCTTCGCCTAGGCAAGCACGAAACGGAATTTTTCATCGCATTGGTGGAATTCAACCAGGCTGAAACTACGGAAGACCGAAACACCGCCTTCGAAAAAATGCAGGCGGCCCTCAAGGTGGTTCGTTTTGCAGAAAAGCAACATTTGCTGGGCCACGCCCAGTACATGATTTATTCCCACCCCCGCCATCTTTTTATTCGCAGTTTGATTGGAATGTTCGGATTTGACGGGGACTACGGGGCACTGGCCAAATTGGTAAATCCAAAAATCACACCGGAAGAAGCCAAACAGTCCGTCAAGCTACTGGAAGAATGCCAACTCATAAAGAAGGATGAGAACGGCAAGTACATCCTGACGGAAAGCGCAATTACTACAGGGGACCGCACTTCTAAACTGGCCCTTCGCGGATACCATCAGAACTGCCTCAAGATGGGGGCAGATTCCATCGATCGGGACCCACCGGGAAAGCGTCACATTTCGGGGCTCACCTTAGGCATTAGCCAGGAAGGTTACGAACGCATTGTTGAACGTATCAACGCTTTCCGTAAAGAAATTGCCCTCATCGCCGAAGAGGATGAGGGCAGTGATAAGGTTTTCCAGATGGAATTCGCCTTGTTCCAGGTTGGCGGAAAGAGCGAAAAATAA
- a CDS encoding Ig-like domain-containing protein: MGKSVMGNVFAGMMLAGAFGMCQAAVSAGEVVTLPADVNLGGGDKVGSQLIAVTYNAGKGPGVWIVADGGYRLYHNGSLLAEDNQAGRVRFIPMTLLPGENAFSVVGVNGSGAPGVMVQIDDLDRSYYSGSDWKAKPSVGNTAWKNKGRDLSQWGAATILSYANNKLPSGAALSGFAANTQSKWIWTSSESDKNAILLFNLNVKAEGFGSVTTGGDAGKIVIAKDSAEVRKYLQSTDAVTILVPEGTYDFRQFRNAVTEATKAGRTWCKTTCSEKNAVTGKTNTFYRIAFEKNSCASLGESGLQIVQESENLQAWSNWITIKANKSLIGMGRGANLRGASLNNRAYEGGHNNIYRNLAIYDVNPHLIEAGDGLETSGDKNTHIKNFWADHISYKWISDGIDMEFVDNATISYMDNDGANEYNCWGTDPYMSLVEDAHLTFANSYWHNTYGRVPKVTGENDGSQVHIYNQLVDGNRFFVAGANGHSATAKAYVRYENSYIKNGNGYLAEWGDNGYVYFSGVTFDNTKQQHRYNGTVTSGVPQAETFNPSYSWEKRTVANIPTELPNLVGVGGRYGSMPSYNQAFGISKTAAEVKMSAPTAGAKFEVGEGVALTAAKSAGDGSIKSIDFYIGNDKVGSATAAPYSVKVNNLAAGVYSAVAVVTDNNGLSHMSEFVTFEVVGESYPEVTKCGGGSSSQSINLGDSITDFCYTWTGAETVKVEGLPKGIITDIDNANKKVSISGTPTEAGEFAFKVSASNNDSTFVKSGKIVVSDPEQKDAIRSIATVGTEAEAHFYRIFDMQGRPLFSGEVKPSKMPAARVVVVEMTKAGGSVIRRYIQTR, from the coding sequence ATGGGAAAAAGTGTAATGGGAAATGTTTTCGCAGGTATGATGCTGGCTGGAGCATTTGGGATGTGTCAAGCCGCCGTATCTGCCGGTGAAGTGGTGACGCTTCCTGCGGATGTGAATTTGGGAGGTGGCGATAAGGTGGGCTCTCAGCTCATTGCCGTTACCTACAACGCAGGAAAGGGTCCTGGTGTGTGGATCGTGGCAGACGGCGGATATCGCCTCTACCATAACGGGTCCCTGCTGGCCGAGGATAATCAGGCTGGACGCGTCCGCTTCATCCCTATGACTCTCCTTCCCGGTGAAAACGCCTTCTCTGTGGTGGGCGTCAATGGTTCTGGCGCTCCTGGCGTTATGGTACAGATTGACGACTTGGATCGTTCCTACTACAGTGGCAGCGATTGGAAGGCTAAACCCAGCGTGGGTAATACCGCTTGGAAGAACAAGGGCCGCGATCTTTCCCAGTGGGGTGCCGCAACCATCCTCAGCTACGCAAACAATAAGTTGCCTAGTGGCGCGGCCCTCAGCGGATTCGCCGCGAATACACAGTCCAAGTGGATCTGGACCAGCAGCGAAAGTGATAAGAATGCCATTTTATTGTTTAACCTGAATGTTAAGGCTGAAGGTTTTGGTTCTGTAACTACAGGTGGTGACGCCGGCAAGATTGTTATCGCAAAGGATTCCGCAGAAGTTCGCAAGTACTTGCAGTCCACCGACGCAGTGACGATTCTCGTTCCCGAAGGTACTTACGATTTCCGCCAGTTCCGCAATGCCGTTACCGAGGCGACAAAGGCCGGTCGCACTTGGTGTAAGACCACCTGCTCCGAAAAGAATGCGGTTACTGGCAAAACCAATACTTTCTATCGCATCGCCTTTGAAAAGAATTCTTGCGCCTCTCTGGGTGAATCTGGCCTGCAGATTGTTCAGGAAAGTGAAAATCTTCAGGCTTGGAGCAACTGGATTACTATCAAGGCCAACAAGAGCTTAATCGGTATGGGTCGTGGTGCAAATCTTCGCGGTGCTTCCTTGAATAACCGTGCCTATGAAGGCGGCCATAATAACATATACCGCAACCTGGCCATCTACGATGTGAACCCGCACCTCATCGAAGCTGGTGACGGTCTGGAAACCAGCGGTGACAAGAACACTCACATCAAGAATTTCTGGGCAGACCACATTAGTTACAAGTGGATCAGCGATGGCATTGACATGGAATTCGTGGACAATGCTACCATCAGTTATATGGATAACGATGGTGCCAACGAATACAACTGCTGGGGAACCGACCCGTACATGTCCCTGGTGGAAGATGCCCATCTGACTTTTGCAAACAGCTACTGGCATAATACCTATGGCCGAGTCCCGAAAGTTACCGGTGAAAACGATGGCTCCCAGGTCCACATCTATAACCAGTTGGTGGATGGAAACCGATTCTTCGTGGCGGGCGCCAATGGTCATAGCGCTACTGCAAAGGCTTACGTTCGCTACGAAAATAGCTACATCAAGAATGGTAACGGCTACTTGGCTGAATGGGGCGACAACGGCTACGTTTACTTTAGCGGTGTCACCTTTGATAATACAAAGCAACAGCATCGCTACAACGGTACCGTAACATCCGGTGTTCCCCAGGCGGAAACTTTCAACCCTAGCTATAGTTGGGAAAAGCGTACTGTGGCTAACATTCCTACGGAATTGCCTAACCTTGTGGGTGTTGGCGGCCGTTATGGTTCCATGCCCTCCTACAACCAAGCTTTTGGCATCAGCAAGACTGCTGCAGAAGTCAAGATGTCTGCTCCCACCGCTGGTGCAAAGTTTGAAGTGGGTGAGGGCGTTGCTCTGACTGCTGCAAAGAGCGCCGGCGATGGCTCTATCAAGAGCATTGACTTCTATATCGGTAACGACAAGGTGGGCTCCGCAACCGCTGCACCTTATAGCGTGAAGGTGAACAATCTCGCTGCCGGCGTATATTCCGCAGTTGCTGTGGTGACGGATAATAACGGACTTTCCCACATGTCCGAATTCGTGACCTTCGAAGTGGTGGGAGAAAGCTATCCCGAAGTAACCAAGTGCGGTGGCGGTTCCTCCAGCCAGTCCATTAACTTGGGCGATTCCATTACGGATTTCTGCTACACCTGGACTGGCGCTGAAACTGTTAAAGTTGAGGGTTTACCCAAGGGCATTATTACTGACATTGATAACGCCAACAAGAAGGTTTCTATCAGCGGAACTCCCACGGAAGCAGGTGAATTCGCCTTTAAGGTCTCTGCCTCCAATAATGATTCTACCTTCGTAAAGTCTGGCAAGATAGTGGTCTCGGATCCTGAACAGAAGGACGCTATCCGCAGTATCGCTACCGTAGGAACCGAAGCGGAAGCACACTTCTATCGCATCTTCGATATGCAGGGACGCCCGCTCTTCTCTGGCGAAGTGAAGCCCAGCAAGATGCCTGCTGCTCGTGTGGTTGTAGTCGAGATGACAAAGGCGGGTGGCTCTGTAATCCGTCGCTACATCCAGACTCGATAA
- a CDS encoding protein kinase codes for MLRNVLAESLDRLARKLAMRPHYTMEEYQRWFDQNPKFMHNGAIQQIELTAPLALEGTNNLYRANYWIEQPKTGRKTAEQEIVVKICKYWVPPGKNRIHRLNMTLSAFQDEIRINNLIRATNIEGVVQSMGGGIAGRHPYLKMEFIKGCSLDKTFHEGLSDDDILHRVSQLAYLANTISQLHYYQVVHKDLKPKNLLLCQNPEHKNNHKILICDFGYAQAKMRETITEYGGQITPYYSAPEQAIMGENLSASVDYFSFGMIIHEYLTGKKLFPKAMDIFMEDGYRVTDRYLEYIRRGRENVFHDSRFPHLSQWIDSLTMFDSFERMQNSPNLFDIAHKLREQVNAQGYRDVNTDFLWNQLREYNH; via the coding sequence ATGCTACGAAACGTCTTGGCTGAATCTCTGGATCGATTGGCAAGAAAACTGGCCATGCGCCCCCATTACACAATGGAGGAGTATCAGCGCTGGTTTGATCAAAACCCAAAGTTCATGCACAATGGTGCCATTCAGCAAATTGAGCTTACCGCTCCCCTAGCCCTTGAAGGCACCAACAACCTTTACCGAGCCAATTACTGGATTGAACAACCCAAGACGGGTCGTAAGACTGCCGAACAGGAAATCGTAGTTAAGATTTGCAAGTATTGGGTTCCTCCTGGAAAGAATCGCATTCATCGTCTGAACATGACCTTGAGCGCATTCCAGGACGAAATCCGCATTAACAACCTGATCCGCGCCACGAATATCGAAGGCGTGGTCCAGAGTATGGGCGGCGGAATTGCAGGCCGTCATCCCTACCTGAAAATGGAATTCATCAAGGGATGTTCCCTGGACAAGACCTTCCACGAAGGCCTGAGCGATGACGATATTCTTCACCGCGTGTCCCAGCTGGCCTATCTAGCCAATACCATCAGCCAGCTGCACTACTACCAGGTTGTCCATAAGGACTTGAAACCGAAGAACCTGCTTCTTTGTCAGAATCCCGAACACAAGAACAACCACAAGATTCTTATCTGCGACTTCGGTTACGCCCAGGCAAAGATGCGCGAAACCATCACGGAATACGGCGGGCAAATCACCCCCTATTATAGCGCTCCGGAACAGGCCATCATGGGCGAGAATCTTTCTGCATCCGTGGATTATTTCAGTTTCGGCATGATCATTCACGAATACTTGACAGGTAAAAAGCTGTTCCCCAAGGCCATGGATATTTTCATGGAAGACGGCTACCGCGTAACAGACCGCTATCTGGAATACATCAGGCGCGGTCGTGAGAACGTTTTTCACGATTCAAGATTCCCCCACCTGTCTCAATGGATTGACAGTTTGACCATGTTCGACAGCTTTGAAAGAATGCAGAACAGCCCCAACCTCTTTGACATCGCACACAAGCTGCGTGAACAGGTGAACGCACAGGGATATCGTGACGTAAACACGGACTTCCTGTGGAACCAGCTCCGTGAATACAATCACTAG
- a CDS encoding TIGR00730 family Rossman fold protein, protein MAKKKQLHPVLGQMIYHNAEFMDSDIGRPIRILSEFLGPHQVFEQEDVQNTIVFFGSARTLPQSEINKRRKGCTNKKELAKLAALEKVARYYDDARELGAKLGKWANKRKEGYAIMTGGGPGIMEAGNRGASDVGTPSIGLNIKLPFEQHPNPYIDDELNLQFRYFFVRKYWFLKKARALIAFPGGFGTMDELFEMLTLVQTNKYAQQMPIIVFGSEFWKKTVNWEYFAETGMINKEDLKLFHFCDSVDEAYKIVTETLEKQSKE, encoded by the coding sequence ATGGCTAAGAAAAAACAGCTTCACCCGGTTCTGGGTCAAATGATATACCATAATGCCGAATTTATGGATAGCGACATCGGTCGTCCGATCCGCATTCTTTCTGAATTTTTAGGCCCCCACCAGGTGTTTGAGCAGGAAGATGTTCAAAATACCATCGTTTTCTTCGGTTCTGCACGTACCTTGCCCCAGAGCGAAATCAACAAGCGTCGCAAGGGCTGCACCAACAAGAAGGAACTAGCAAAGCTTGCTGCCCTGGAAAAGGTGGCTCGCTATTACGACGACGCTCGTGAACTAGGCGCCAAGCTGGGTAAGTGGGCAAACAAGCGCAAGGAAGGCTACGCCATCATGACGGGCGGAGGTCCGGGCATCATGGAAGCAGGTAACCGCGGCGCAAGTGACGTGGGTACTCCTTCCATCGGCTTGAACATCAAGCTTCCCTTTGAGCAGCATCCCAATCCTTACATCGATGATGAGCTGAATTTGCAGTTCCGTTATTTCTTCGTTCGTAAGTACTGGTTCCTGAAAAAGGCTCGTGCCTTGATCGCCTTCCCCGGAGGCTTTGGCACTATGGATGAACTATTCGAGATGCTCACGCTGGTTCAGACCAACAAGTATGCCCAGCAGATGCCCATCATTGTTTTCGGCAGTGAATTCTGGAAGAAGACGGTGAACTGGGAATATTTCGCCGAAACTGGAATGATCAACAAGGAAGACTTGAAGTTGTTCCATTTCTGTGATAGCGTAGATGAAGCATACAAGATTGTTACGGAAACTTTGGAAAAACAATCCAAGGAATAA